ATCAATTATGGATGGAGCCTCTTGGTGTTAAAGTGAATCAATTGCTCTAAAGAAACCAAGATCCAAGACATTCATATCGGGACTATTTGCGGGTTGACAACACAAACGGATGTCGAATCAATCTATTTTTGCAGCTTTAACGAACTCGACATCATTAATATCTAAATGTGGCTTTGCATTATCTTGTTGAATGAAGATCATCTTAGAGCTAGAACATGACCATTTTTCTCTAATCGCAGGCAATAATTTTTCGATAAAACATGATCGAATAACAGTTTCTGTAATTGACAAAATTGGCTTTGTCTCCAAAGTCCCTGCACTATGATTCTTGCTATTTTGCTTGGCTGGTTCCTTGAACACAAATGGCCAAACCCCAATTTTCCCATTGAATTGCTTATTGAGGGTGGTATCATATCTCGGACAAGCAACGGCTGCTAAAAACATGAGTTTTGGAACAAATCTTTTACTTTTGCAAGTACGATAAGGCTCTTGTCCCAACGGGTGAAGATAGTATCTTTGTGATGTCTTGGACATGTAAAACCATTTCTCATCAATATGGATGCCATCATGCATATTATCAAAGGAAAATTTAGATGCAAGTGTACCTTCAATAATCATTGACAAGCAGAACTCCAACCTTGCTTTCTTATTGTCATTAGACAAATATGGTTTTATTGGACTTGAGTGGGGTCGAATCGATCATTCTTTGATTCTTCTATGTAAGCTTGATTTTGATACATCCAAAGCTTTTGCTAAAAATCTTATATTTGTTCACGACGAAAAGGGATGTCTTTTATATCTTTCAAATTGACTTGAATTTTCTTACGACCAACCCTCTTCACAAGTTTTTGAGATAAATTTGGTAGATGAACATATGTAGTAGTAGCACACTTTCCTTCATGCCATATTCGAGAAACTGATTTTGTAGAAATATTGAAACATTTTGCAACTCTTGAAATCACCCCCTTTGGTAACTTTCTATTTTTCGCATTCTTTAAGTAGCATTTCGTAAATGGCTCTCTTCATGGCAGTAgtgagatttttctttttcattggttGACGTGTGTTTTCTAACATTGCAATGTAACTTCCAAGAGAGTTAGCATCTTCAGAAATTTGATTCAAATAAATGGAAGTATCAATGAAAGTATATTGTGGTGAAAATGAATCAATAGGAGTATCATTGGTTGAGAAATTGCCAAGAAAATTATCATCTTCCGGAATATGATTTAAATTAATGAAAGTATTTTTTTTGCAAAGTTGAGGAGATGTTTTCTTGCAAAATATTCAAATCGATGGCACTAATTTTGGATGAATTATCCATTTTTCATTGCCTTTACTTAAGCTTGATTAGTTGCCATATTTATAAAGTTCAGTGTAAAATTTGAAGACAATTTTGGTGGTGGGAAGAACATGAATCCACTATTGGCGGATGATTGAAAATCAAATGGAGTATTAAGCGGCTGAAACTTTTGATTATGAATGGGAGTATTAGGCAGCTAAAACTTTTAGATAATTTCAATTGAAACAATCATGGTGCACTATTGGcgaaaattgaaaatgaaatgGAATACTATTGACGGAGTACTAGGCTGATGAAACGGAGTATTGGCAGAAGTCGAAAATTGAATGATAGGGTTCATGATCAATACGGCTCTTTGTGATCAGGTTCATGAAATATTAGGTggctaaactttttttttttttttgttgaaaatgtGAAATAATGTAAAATGagaattgattctttttttaccatcaattcaaacttccataaaccatcaattcaagttttcatgaataattaatataaaattatactctatttaatgtgagggtattttagaaaaataacaatctaaatttattttttcaataaattcaactactttttcttaaattgtgtgaaaaaaatTAGAAGTATCAAAAATTGGAACAGAAGGAGTAATAAGTCCTCCCAGGACTGAGCAGACTTGAACCTTTATTACTCCCCGTGTCCCATTTTGACAgttctaatttttctttcacACATTTTAAGAcaaagtagttaactttattaaaaaaataaatttatgttactatttttttaaaatacccttacattaaatagagtacaattttatattaattattcatgGAAACTTAAATTGATagtttatgggaacttgaattgatggtcaaGAAATAATCAATTCTCATTTTACATTATTTcacattaaatttaaatgtattatatgGGATTAGTTAACaatatatattaaataaggtagtttatactaataacaacctacattgaataaggatattttagagaaaataaaaaataattacatttttcaattgaaaagtggactacaatttgggtcccaaataaaaaaaaatgactatcaaaatgggacggaTGGAGTATTATTTTTTGGGTTGcttgctttgtttggattgcatttttctgaattttttataaaaaaattattataacgatttgatatatgtaagaaaaaataggtgattgaaaaataggTCTACAAAGAACGCAAcaatttttcaatccaaacacagcTATCCGCAATAATGCTGATGTCATAACAGTACAGGAGGAGTTGAAAATGACATGGGCACGTAAATGCGAGGAATTTAATTCGAATATTCTCTTCAAGATATTTTAACGCCTAACTGACTAACTAACTAACTAGTTGGTTTTTCTAAATTtagtctgtttggattgtaagttatttgggattatttgagatatttttactgtagcactttttgtgatgtgatgtatgtgagataaaaagatattgggaagataaaaaggtgtattggaaattgtaaagatgatgtaagcaaataaaattgggaaaatatgaagcaatccaaacaaacacaaTTTAATAATACTACTTTAACTACTGCTTTGcatggatagagtattattttaaataattattgtaatattttttataatatgatGTGATGTAGGTAAGATAAAAagttaattaaaaatataaaataaaagattaaaaaatgtgtttattatcctgaaaacttatttttgaaaaaattagcaATCCATTCAAAGCCATAATACCCGGCAACTGGTCGCGCCACTGTCCGCGTCGCCACCGCACTGGAGCAAAAGTCAAACGACTCTTCTTCTCGTCGTAAGGTCAAGAAATGCTTTGAGATTAGATTACCACCGTCGGCCTCTAATTCCATCTTTCTTCAACTCCTACGTACGAGTGATTGAAAGTAAATTCCACGCGTCACGCAGGATTCCTTACAATCGCCTCTCCGGCTCTGGAAGTACACGACTTGGGGTATTTCCATTTCAGACGAGAGACGGGAAGGTCAAGCAGGGGAAATTAGTACCAATTTTATGTTAATTCTTTAGATACTTGATATCCTGCATATGTGATTTCTGTGcagatttatatatatatatataaaagaaaaaaagagaaagaaagaacagACTAATATCAATAGATAATAAGTTAATTAAACTACTTGGTAAACCTCCGATCCAAAGCTCATCAACTTAGTAATGAAGCTTTAAGCATAATTCATCCTCCTTATCTTTGAAATACTCTCGcctaatcatttatttaaaattaaaattgggaAGTAGAAATACGTACTATCAAATTGGTGGGTTGGGCTCTAACCACCCGATATTGACCGTCAATCCGCAAAAAGCACCcgaaatgattttctttttttttttttcccaaaatcaCACAAGAACAGCTAGATTAGAAACACTCAGAGGTAATCAAAATCCTGGTGCAAAACACACCAATTGGTAATTGGATGTGCGGCCGAGGACCTTAAATTCAGGGTAACTACCCCACAATCTTTCGATGTGGGATGGATGACcagacccccccccccccgagCACAACCTCACCAAATATTTTTGGTTGTTCCAACAAGTCGAAATCACACAAAAACAGTTAGATTATAAATACTCAGAGGTAATCGAAATCTTGGTGCAAAGCACAATTTAAGGTGAAACCCACAAACCAATACCATCCAACCAATTAATAATTGAAGGTGCAGTCGAGCACCTTAAACCCAGGGTAACTACCCCACAATCTTTCGATGTGGGTGGATGAGCACCCGAAATGATTTTCATTGGAAGCCTATAACCATTTCGACTGCGTTGAAAGTTCCGAGTAACGGAAACACACGCAAATGCTTCCAAGTATAGAGCATGGACTCGGGGCAGGGACTCGGTGCAGggacggttgcaggtgcaaccgtcCCTGACAAATTTCCTCTTCATCAACAGCGCGTAACTTCTTTTGTTCAccgtgtaacttttttttcacaggttgtattttcacaacagatagTGGTGGGCCCCACACTTGGCGCGGAAATCGAGTTACCACTTGTTATCTGAGCCGCACATTTTTTTGAGGTCCAATCTGGACCATGAAccgtgcagggacggtcatactgatgaccgtccctgccccaaatccATAGAGCATACATACTGCAGTAGTCTACAATAATTTGGTCGGAGTCAAGGTTCAACGTCTATaatattttctttcttgtttgggTTAGAAAGATATTATCTATgccccctcccttttttttttgtttaatactGACGCCACAGCAATTGTGGATTAAAAGGAATAGTCTGACAAACTAATTCCAACGGAGAGAAATCAAGGGCGATTCGTGATCAACCCTTAATATAAAAGAATCAAATTATAACCCAAATAAAATTCAACGAGAATCCATAATCTTCGGGCATGGGCACTCAGAGAACACGGCAAAGCcagttaatttgatttaaatattcAACAAGAATCCAAATTTTAGAGCATCCCTattttagtagtttattttattaattttataataataataataaacggGTGATATGGAGAGAGTAGCATTAGTTGATTAGGAGGATCTTTGCCAAGTAAGCCTTTTATGATAGACGTAAGTGTATGCAAATGAtgtggaaaaaaaatagaaaggatTACCGCTAAGTTCTTATTTCAATTTAGTGGTCTCTATCATATGAGCTCCTTAGATTATGGGGCAGCAATTTTTTAAATGACCGACCATAAATCATCATCTTATAAAGAAAGGATACAAAATAGAGTATATAGGTGAGAAATATATCCCTTCTTGTTATTGACACAGtaataaaagggataattttagaaacctcccctgaggtttttaataatttcacttgacttctctaaggtttcaaaaattacacgtACCTCCCTTGTCCATTTAAAATGCCAATactaactttaatatttttaataaaactcTTTTGTTGCCATGTTTATGCAATACTAACCTTAATATTGaggattttatatttttttaccattttccttcttattcatttctcttatatttcattAGAAGTATAGAAGAATTATCAATGTTGTCCCTAATATCTATTCAAATTACATTAAActagtaatatttttttgatgACTTTTAATATTCTCCACTTTTTTTGGTagctctcttttttttggtaTCAAAATCAAGGGTAAGTCAACAATGATTAAAAACAAATGCCCCAAAATTACTACCAAATTATGATAGTTCCATCATTAAACTAGACCAtaaattttcatttaaaaagAAGTCCATaaactttaaaagaaacaaaatagcaCTCTTTatcttaaaaataatttatattccCAGTAAAACACTATGAAAATACCCCATTATAGTAAAAGAtttattgttatagttgattattaaataacaaatattagcatgaatacttgatactctttttatttagaaaaacAAATTAAACTTTGTAAGATAAGAGCATTTTAGGGTATTTATTAAACTTTTTACTCTATTTTAAAGTTTGGTTACCAAAGTATCAAATCAAGGAAGAtaattgtaatttttaaaatatcaaaGGAACTAAGTGAAATAGTAAGaaacctcaagagaggtttcAAATTCTCCCATAATAAAAGCCGCCCACAAACCATGGGCAAATGAACTCACAAAATCTTTAGGTATGTGATGACGTCATGGACAAAGTAAGGCGAACACACAGTTGACAAATATTACACGAAATTATGTGAATTTGGGGCCCACTCCAAGGAAATCGTGTAAATTCCTCTCACTCTTTGTTAGGCGATGTCGAGAGTCATATTGGCTTGTTTGGTTTTGCAAAGTTTGTtttttacaagttttttaaaaattttaactatagtaacctcaaaaaacacttcaaagtttttaaactatacacttcaaaatatttaaaaaaatacacatcacaaattttttttaaaacttctacagtaagttacaataaaattttagataaattttcaaaaaactcACCTACAGTAAGCTACTCCTCCATCTCATTTATTTAGTCATATTttaaaaatctaatttttttaaagaataaTGTTTTGATTATAAtatttatacttttttttaaatttcattccctaaatttaaaattttaatttaaatagtaacatgcatatgattagaaagaaaaactatattgaaaaaaaaaataatttgactTTTCGAACATAACaattattttgagatatttcaaaataaaagggaCGACACTTCAATGGGACGGTGGGAACATTATATATTGTTGAGGCTGATAACAAGTTTTAGGATTTAATCAATCTTCCATGCTTTGAAACTTTTCGGAAATGAcgtcccccaaaaaaaaatttttttatttcggAAATAAGATAATAATTTAGGAGTGGAACAAAATATGCGAGCCAAGCCTGGCACGgtagaaacaaaaaataatccGAGGAACGACCGTGGGGAGACAGATACATTGAACCTAGACACCTCGTTCCCCCATATTCCAGGGTTCAGGGTCCAGGCCTATAAATATTGCAACGCCTTCTGGGTTgtcaagaaattaagagcaaacgttggcaaataatcaaacaagttCCCCCTTGTTTCTCTTGGCAAATACTTACTAATTACTAGCATAGTTTGGAAgcactctctcttttctttcttcaatttgtTTGTCTTCTTGAGATTAGACAAAAATGGCTCCAACCATGGTGGTGCCGGCCTTCGCCCGCACAAAGCAGCCTGAACACGTTGTAGAGCGGGAGGACGGGGAGATTTTGAAGAAGAGAAATGAGGAGTTGGAGAAAGAACTCCAGAAAGCCATGGAAAGGGAGAAAAGGATGAGGGAGGAATTGCAGAGAACGTGGGAAAGGCTGAGGGTGGCGGAGGAGGCGGAGGAGCGGCTCTGCTCCCAACTGGGTGAACTGGAGGCGGAGGCTGTGGGCCAGGCGCGCTCCTACAGAGCCAGCATGATGGCTTTGATGGATCAGCTTTCTGCGGCCCAGAAGCTTCTCCAGGGGGCTGTCCCTGTAGCCCCAACTCCTCAAGTACTATAACCTTGTTTTGTGTTGgggggctttttttttttttttttttataattatttccCCATCCTCTTTGCGTTTGCGACAGGATTTACTAGCAGTGTTAATTAGTGAATGTGAATGTTGTAGCATATGAAATGTGAGTAGTTTTTATAGTGGATCGCCGCCTACTTGTTCGGCTGCAGGGCATGTGATTTGGATGCTTTTTTGTTGATTAAGGTGTGTTCTTTTGGATCCATGAATCGGAGATGGGCTGGCTTGGTTTGAtgtgttgctgtttttggttaTGTCTGCCATGTACTCCTAGTGTTTTACGTTGTGATGAATGGACGCAACCCCCTCTCCTCTCCTGGGTGTTGAAAGCTTAAAATGAAGGATGGGACGGGCACGATTGCAAACACCGG
This portion of the Coffea arabica cultivar ET-39 chromosome 2e, Coffea Arabica ET-39 HiFi, whole genome shotgun sequence genome encodes:
- the LOC113729835 gene encoding protein RESPONSE TO LOW SULFUR 3-like, encoding MAPTMVVPAFARTKQPEHVVEREDGEILKKRNEELEKELQKAMEREKRMREELQRTWERLRVAEEAEERLCSQLGELEAEAVGQARSYRASMMALMDQLSAAQKLLQGAVPVAPTPQVL